One Neisseria sicca genomic region harbors:
- the rpsF gene encoding 30S ribosomal protein S6 codes for MRHYEIVFIVHPDQSEQVPAMVERYKTMIAEAGGKIHRLEDWGRRQLAYPINKIHKAHYVLMNIETTPEVVEELETAFRFNDAVLRHLTIKTKHAVTEASPMLGGEKAKNLLNGAAEEVAAAE; via the coding sequence ATGCGTCATTATGAGATCGTGTTTATCGTTCATCCTGATCAAAGCGAGCAAGTGCCTGCTATGGTTGAACGTTACAAAACCATGATTGCCGAAGCCGGCGGCAAAATCCACCGCTTGGAAGACTGGGGCCGCCGTCAACTGGCTTACCCGATTAACAAAATCCACAAAGCACACTATGTTTTGATGAACATCGAAACTACTCCTGAAGTAGTTGAAGAGCTGGAAACCGCTTTCCGCTTTAACGATGCCGTACTGCGCCATCTGACCATCAAAACAAAACATGCTGTAACCGAAGCCTCTCCTATGCTGGGCGGCGAAAAAGCAAAAAACTTGCTGAACGGTGCGGCTGAAGAAGTTGCAGCAGCCGAATAA
- the mltB gene encoding lytic murein transglycosylase B codes for MKKLIPSLAISTALLLVACNTTKTNVESAKTVEPINQSKNQRPAFDSAAESVASSGFNANTNVRQFIRYEAAKKQFTEAELQNFFNGVVYKGNIINIMYRPSTSRPWYEFRTGNSGATKFNGGKQFYAANRAVIDDVARKYGVPAELIVAIIGIETNYGKNTGSFRVADALSTLGFDYPRRAEFFQNELIELLLMAKEEKENVFDFKGSYAGAMGMPQFMPSSYRKWAVDYDGDGHRDIWNNIGDVAASVANYMKQHGWKTGGKMIVPVNLTITPDLKAIIDEKTALNRTVADFKAMGVVPQKAVADNEKAVLFSLETSPGVFEYYLGLNNFYTVWQYNNSRMYVTAVRDIANAINNNGL; via the coding sequence ATGAAAAAACTTATTCCTTCTCTTGCGATATCAACTGCGTTGCTGCTTGTTGCTTGCAATACAACCAAAACAAACGTTGAGTCTGCTAAAACGGTTGAGCCGATCAATCAAAGCAAAAACCAGCGTCCTGCTTTTGATTCTGCTGCGGAATCGGTTGCCAGCAGCGGCTTTAATGCCAATACCAATGTCCGCCAGTTTATCCGTTATGAAGCGGCGAAAAAGCAGTTTACAGAAGCCGAGCTGCAAAACTTTTTCAATGGCGTGGTTTACAAGGGCAATATCATCAATATCATGTACCGCCCGTCAACTTCCCGCCCTTGGTATGAATTCCGCACGGGCAACTCCGGCGCGACGAAATTTAACGGCGGCAAACAGTTTTACGCTGCCAACCGTGCCGTTATCGATGATGTGGCACGCAAATACGGCGTACCTGCCGAGCTGATTGTGGCGATTATCGGCATTGAAACCAACTACGGTAAAAACACGGGCAGCTTCCGCGTTGCCGATGCTTTGAGTACCTTGGGTTTTGATTATCCGCGCCGCGCCGAATTTTTCCAAAACGAGCTGATTGAGCTTTTGCTGATGGCGAAAGAAGAAAAAGAGAATGTTTTTGACTTCAAAGGCAGCTATGCGGGCGCAATGGGTATGCCGCAATTTATGCCTTCGAGCTATCGCAAATGGGCGGTCGATTATGATGGCGATGGACACCGTGATATTTGGAACAATATCGGCGACGTTGCCGCCTCTGTTGCCAATTATATGAAGCAACACGGTTGGAAAACAGGCGGCAAAATGATTGTTCCCGTCAATCTGACAATTACGCCCGATTTAAAAGCCATCATTGATGAAAAAACTGCATTGAACCGTACCGTTGCCGATTTTAAAGCGATGGGCGTGGTTCCGCAAAAAGCGGTTGCCGACAATGAGAAAGCCGTTTTGTTCAGCTTGGAAACTAGTCCGGGCGTATTTGAATATTATCTCGGTCTGAATAATTTCTATACGGTTTGGCAGTATAACAACAGCCGGATGTATGTTACCGCCGTGCGCGATATTGCCAATGCAATCAACAACAACGGTTTGTAA
- the rplI gene encoding 50S ribosomal protein L9: MQIILLEKIGGLGNLGDIVTVKNGYARNFLIPAGKAKRATEANMKEFEARRAELEAKQAEILADAKARQEKLDGQTITIAQKAGVDGRLFGSVTNADIAAAIVASGVEAAKSNVRLPNGPLKAVGEYEVEVALHTDAVAAITVAVVAAAE, from the coding sequence ATGCAAATTATTCTGTTAGAGAAAATCGGCGGTTTGGGCAACCTGGGCGACATCGTTACCGTGAAAAACGGTTACGCCCGCAACTTCCTGATTCCTGCCGGCAAAGCCAAACGCGCTACTGAAGCCAACATGAAAGAATTCGAAGCACGCCGTGCCGAATTGGAAGCCAAACAAGCCGAAATCTTGGCCGATGCTAAAGCACGTCAAGAAAAACTGGACGGTCAAACCATCACTATCGCTCAAAAAGCCGGTGTGGACGGTCGTCTGTTCGGTTCTGTTACCAATGCCGACATCGCTGCTGCGATTGTTGCTTCAGGCGTTGAAGCTGCAAAATCCAACGTCCGCCTGCCTAACGGTCCTCTGAAAGCCGTAGGTGAGTACGAAGTTGAAGTGGCTCTGCACACTGACGCTGTTGCTGCGATTACCGTTGCTGTTGTTGCGGCTGCCGAGTAA
- the priB gene encoding primosomal replication protein N, protein MDNLTKLTALIYKVESLRYTPAGIPVLDIMLKHESWQEENGQKCLVSFEIPARILGKQAEEWQYRQDTMVEAEGFLAQRSKRFPRPILRIQNIKEYKG, encoded by the coding sequence TTGGATAATCTTACAAAGCTTACCGCCCTGATTTACAAGGTTGAATCCTTGAGATACACGCCGGCAGGAATCCCTGTTTTGGATATTATGTTAAAGCATGAATCTTGGCAGGAAGAAAATGGGCAAAAATGCCTGGTCAGTTTTGAAATTCCCGCGCGTATTTTAGGTAAGCAGGCTGAAGAATGGCAGTATCGGCAAGATACGATGGTTGAAGCAGAAGGCTTTCTCGCACAGCGAAGCAAACGCTTCCCAAGGCCGATACTCCGCATACAGAACATTAAAGAATATAAAGGTTAA
- a CDS encoding aldose epimerase family protein has translation MSEIILRNHSASMQINTLGAYVDNLVLHGREVLFPKTSVQVGTDTKLRGGMHVCLPQFGPDSKNHLAQHGFGRTSTWQVRYQNESDVGLRLISTAKGYENVEWLLDYSLPNENEAVATLTVCNYGDAPVRTSPGFHPYFPAVGTQFDFNGAPYDADYIAHTEFVASPSDTHVAFDGLKLDIRTQNLPVYALWSDRNGQYTCAEPTAEGNAFLSPARGGQFVSGHGKKRYGMKIRLIA, from the coding sequence ATGTCTGAAATCATCTTACGCAATCATTCCGCATCCATGCAGATAAACACCTTGGGTGCATATGTGGACAATTTGGTTTTACACGGTCGGGAAGTGTTATTCCCGAAAACCAGCGTCCAAGTCGGTACTGACACAAAATTACGCGGCGGGATGCACGTCTGCCTGCCGCAGTTCGGACCGGACAGTAAAAACCATTTGGCGCAACACGGTTTCGGCAGAACCTCTACTTGGCAAGTCCGTTATCAAAACGAATCGGATGTCGGCTTGAGATTAATCAGTACGGCAAAGGGCTACGAAAACGTCGAATGGCTGCTGGATTACAGCCTGCCGAATGAAAACGAAGCAGTCGCTACATTGACCGTCTGCAATTACGGAGACGCGCCCGTGCGCACTTCGCCCGGTTTCCATCCCTATTTCCCCGCCGTCGGCACCCAATTCGATTTCAACGGCGCGCCCTACGACGCCGACTATATTGCACACACGGAATTTGTCGCTTCACCATCGGATACACATGTTGCGTTTGACGGATTAAAACTCGACATCCGAACGCAAAACCTGCCCGTTTACGCGCTTTGGAGCGACCGCAACGGACAATACACCTGCGCCGAGCCTACCGCCGAAGGCAACGCCTTTTTATCGCCTGCGCGCGGCGGACAGTTTGTTTCCGGACATGGCAAAAAGCGTTACGGCATGAAAATCCGTTTGATTGCTTGA
- the rpsR gene encoding 30S ribosomal protein S18, whose translation MARQSFKRRKFCRFTAEKIQEVDHKQVDLLKDFISENGKIIPARITGTKAHYQRQLATAVKRARFLALLPYTDQHK comes from the coding sequence ATGGCTCGTCAATCATTCAAACGTAGAAAATTCTGCCGCTTTACGGCTGAAAAAATCCAAGAAGTCGATCACAAACAAGTTGATTTGCTGAAAGACTTCATTTCTGAAAACGGCAAGATCATCCCTGCCCGCATCACCGGCACCAAAGCACATTACCAACGCCAATTGGCTACTGCAGTCAAACGCGCACGCTTCCTGGCTCTGTTGCCTTACACCGATCAACACAAATAA